The genomic stretch GACGGAGGGCGCGTTTCCGAGACACGTTTCGCACGCGAGCACAGAGCTTCAGCAAGCATACCCGCAAATGCCCGTCTGCGCAGGGTCGTTGTGCTGCTTTCTGGCATTTCTGTGGGCTCTAGTTTCCCTGTGCGCACACCATTCAAATCCGAACCCAGCGCACACGACACACCCCCACTCCCCGAAAGACACCCCGCGCGGACCTTGACGACCTCATCTAGCACGTCCTCATCCCATAGGTTGTCGCTCAGCCCATCAGATGCAAGAATTAGGATATCACCCGAGCGCACGGGAAGCGTACATGTGTGCGGCTGTGTGGGGAGGGCATGAGCAGTGGGTGTGGTAGAAGTgcttgaagaagacgatgattgGGAAGAGGGGTGCATAGTGCTTTTTGAGGAGGTGGATGAAGATGTAGACGGAGAAGGTCGAGGGGGGCCGAGCTGCAGGGGGTGGTTGTACCCCCACCACATCTCATCGCTACGCCAAGCGATTGCGTCGCCGCGCACGAGCATGCCCATGCAGTCGCCGAGGTGTGCTATGCGAAGCACGGCGTCGTACGCCTCCTGATCCTGGGACCTACCAGCATCCGTGCGCTCCTCTGTTTCCTGTGGTATCGCGCTTGATGGGGATGGCGAACTAGAAGTGGAACTTGTCTCGGATCCAGATAGACTTGGCGATGCTGTGGATGAGGGAGATAGAGCGGGAGGGGAATGCGAGTAGACGGACCCAAGGGCGTAGTTCTTCTCCGGAGCAGGAGGATGGTGTGGGAGAGGGCCGGAACCGGGCGGAGGTGGATGGTCAAGGACGGCGAGAAGAGCGGTGGAGGATCCGGTGGTTAGGGGTATGGGAGTCTCTATCGATGAGGAGGCGGGGGGAAGATGGTGGACTTTTACGGTGCTATCGTATGCGCGCTCGAGGATGCGGAGGATGTCGATACCCTCTTCGAGCTCTTCGAGAGACGAAGTGAGTGAATCCTGAAGAtcggaaaaggaaaaggggCCGGGAGTTGATGGGGGGGCAGGGACGGCAAAGGGTGTGTAGGATGCAGGGCCAAAGGATGTGCGGGGTTTCAGGTGGTGCGTGAATGAAAAGTGGGTCGTAGGGGGGCGGGCAGTCGGGTCAGGACGGAACGGAGTTTGGTCGTGGGCAGAGGCATCGAGGGCCTCTATCTCAGCGGCGCAAAAGTGCATGAGACGGCGGGAGAAGAGGGCGCTGGGGGTCGGATGGGCAGGGTTGGGTGTCTGGGAGCGAGACCAGCCGCCAACGCCGTCTGCGATGCCCATCGCATTGTCGCAGACAAAGTAAGAGTCTTCCCCGACCTGCACTGAAAGGGCAGTGTGGGGGTACTGGCTCGTAGATGGGCTTGCTGAGGAGTGGTATGCGCGGGTGTGGGGACGGTGCTTGGGGATGCCATATGCGCCTACATCGAGCTGGTAACGCAGCCGCTGACGCTTGTGTGCGCGGGGGCTGGCGGCTGCGGCGGCTGCGGCATGTGTGGGGGGCGGCTGCTCTGGGAGATGGACAAGGGCGGGGAGAAGCGGGGGAGAGAGGGGAGCGGGGTTGGTGAGCGGGGGCTGGTTGGCAGGGGCAGGCTGAGTGAGGGCGAGCTGGGAGTGCTGAGACTGCTTGGGGGCCTCGCTGGGGAGACGGGGGGGAGTAGTGAGGACTGGGCGGGAGGTGGATGTCGGTGGCTGGGCAGTGAGCGTAGAGAGCGAGTTGGAGCGGACGCGGGGCAAGACAAGCAGACGCTGGCGCATCCGACTCATCGTGGTGGTAGCAACAAAACTCTCATTTCgtttattttctattttcatttcatttctttgATCTGTCCCACACTTGTCTGCATTCTTGCTCACTCTTCCCCCGCTTCTCTCTTTATGACCACAACTCAtgtctccctctctctcttcaaCATTCAGTGAGTCCTTCTCTTGCTCAATCTCCCCTTTTCTCATTGCTGTCCTAGGTTCGTTACATAACGCTGCCCGTGTAGTCGTTGCTCGCGCAGTCAGCTCCTCCGAGGCTGCTTCTCTGGGAGGGTATGCTCTCACCACATTCACGACTTCTGCATCAACTAACTCCCTTCcagaaagaaagcaaagacaCCCATCATCGCCGGCAGCATCTGCGGAGGTGTCCTCTTTCTCGCATGGGTCATAGGCTTCGCTATATACTTCAGAAAGAGGATCAACCGCAAGAAACGCAACAGGCTCATTGCACAGGGCAAGGCAACGCCCAGAGAGAAGGACTTGGACATCCCCACTGAGAAAATCGTCATCCCTCCCGACCCAGCCGTACTCCTTGGCCGTGCCAAACCGGGTGAGAATGTCTTCCCAGAGCGTCAGCATTCAAAGGAcggccaccaccaccacctgccATGGTCAACTCCCTCCCGGCATGGCTCACACTCGACTACCAACGGTTCTACTCCTAATCGTACCCCGGGCCTTGTCGAAAGCAGCATCATGTCCAACAAGCTGGTTTCCTCCCCGCGACCACAGGACGACGATATTGTCGATACAATGACGGTCCCGTCCAACGTGTAGGCCCATGCTCAATACTCTTAGACGACCTTGCAACGACATGATAACCAACGGACTTTGTTATACCCTACGACACATGATAGCTACGTTTTGAATCCCTGGGGGCATAGATTGGTTGTACAATGACTTTaatatctatttttattCAATCACAATAAGCACCCTGACTGGCGGGCTGGACAAATATATCCTCATCAATGTATATTCTCGGAAATCCATATTTTTGATGCTTACCGCCACATCCCGAGCATATCTGAGCAGTATACCGCGCTTTACATTAAGCTTGCCTTTATCCGACGCCAACCACTCCTCTCTGCGTCGTTTCTGTTCTTCCTCGTCCACAAACCAGTCAATCTGGCGGGTAGCAGAGTCAATCACAATCCGGTCCCCGTCTTTAGCTAGCGCAATAGGTCCGCCCAGACGAGCTTCCGGTACGACGTGCCCGATGATGAATCCTCGACTAGCACCCGAAAATCGTCCGTCCGTGATAAGAGCTGTAGAATTGGCCAACCCTGCACCAGCGATAGCTCCGGTCGGACCTCGTAAATAAAGATAATTCAGTAGGAGCAAAGTCAACTCTAACTTCGATCATATGCACCTAGCATTTCTGGCATCCCTGGAGCACCCTTGGGTCCTTGATATCTGAATATGAGCACCATGCCGGCTGTGATTTCTCCCTTTTCCAATAAAGTGTAGAACCCCTCCAAGCTAAAGGTATGACGTCAGAAGAGACGCCAGTCAACAAAAATCGAACATACCTATCGAAGCATTTCGCAGTCCCCTATTCAAACGGTGCTTAGGATACAAAAAACGATGCAAATTAAAACAGCATGCTGACCTCGAAGCGCAATCCTTCCTTTCCAGTCAATTTAGCTACTGCGGTCCCAGGAGCAAGGTTGCCTCTGAGAATAGTCAAGTGCCCGGTAGGTTTAATCGGGTTACTGAGTGGGCGGAAAACATCCTGCTTGTCAAAGTTGAGCTCAGCAACATCCTCCAAGTTCTCCGCCAGTGTCTTGCCCGTCACCGTGAGCTGAGAACCGTCAATCAGGTCTGTATGATTCAAAAGGTATTTCAAAATGGCGGGAATGCCGCCAATGCGGTGTATGTCCTCCATGTAATATCTTCCAGATGGCCTGTGTGATTCTTCGTCGGCGGTGAATCCTGTGCAATGAATGATTTATGCTCACATTAAATCAGCCAAAAATGGCGTTTTATCTGCTATCATTTGGAAGTCGTCAATAGTGAGATCAATCTCGGCCGCTCGAGCCATTGCCAACAAATGGAGGACCTGAAAGAACACATCAATTTTGACCCAAGGCGAAGTTGAGGGGCACGTACTGCGTTGGTGGAACCTCCCAAGACAGTGATGATGACAATTGCATTCAAAAATGAGTTGCGGGTCAAGATGTCTCTGCAAGAAGCGATTTATAACCTATACATCGAGAAATGATATAAAGGCTAACCTTGGTTTAATATCCAGCGCAAGAAGGTTTTTGAGGTACTTTGCAGCTCGAATGCACTCCTGCACCTTTTCTGGAAATCTGAGCTTTAGCGTGTCGCAAGCTCGATTAATATGCTTGCAGGCGTACCAGGGTATGCAGCAGGAATGCTCGAAGAGTAGGGCAGAGACATCCCCAGAACCTTCATACATTATCAATAAAAACAATCAAGGCGATaccaaagcaaaaaaatcTTCAAACCTCAAGTGCGGAACTCATTGTGTTGGCGGTGTACATCCCACCACAAGCACCAGCTCCAGGGCAAGCATGTCGAACGACATCAAAGCGTTGCTCGTCGGTTATCTTTCCGACGGCGAAAGCGCCTGTAATTCAGGTTCAAAAGTTAGAataagatgtgtggaaaTTTCTCTGTCAAATTCACCATAGGATTCAAATGCATCGGAGATGTTCACAGTTCcgcccttttcttttcccatGGATGGACAATCTAAAGTAATATTTCTGTTATTTGGAAAGAcgttgagaaaaaaaatttataTGCCTACCAAGATGTCTAACTCCAGCTTGGATTGTACCTCCGTACACAATGATAGTCGGTCGGTTGTGTCGAACGGCAGCCATAAAACAGCCTGGCATGTTTTTGTCACAGCCAGGAAGAGAGATGTTGCCGTCATAATGTTGCGCCTAAATCAAGTGGGTTCATTCATAAATGTAAGGTATAGATGATTGCTAAGGCGTACCATTACGACCTGGATACACGTCAAGTCAAAAAACAAGCTTGTGGTATAAACAGTGATTTACTGACCGCTTCAATGGAATCCGCAATGATGTCCCGACTCGGAAGGCTAATCGCCTGTTGGAGCTCACTCGAATAATTTGAAACGAATGCACTTACGAATATCGCATTCCTGAACATTGTCCATCAGAAACAAAGCCACCTTAAGAACAAGAAAGATAATTTACCATCGGTTCCCATTGTAATTGCATCACTATTATCATGCCCATTAGTTCCTCCGTAAGCCTTTCATAACAGAGTGTCGACTAACCTGACACCAATGGTGTTGAAGATGAGTCCAACAAGGTCTTCCTGCTTACATCCCTCTTTAACATGTTTCGCAAGGTCAAGCTACAAAAACGACGGAAATGAACTCGTAATCCAATCTCTTGACAATGATAAAATGCGTACAAGGTGGGAATTGCAAGGGTTTCCTGGTACACTGTAGTAAGCATACTTATCTAGAACTCAAAAAACAATCCAAGCATCAGCGTACCTTCCCACCAAACCGGAGAAATTCCGATCTATTTAGAATCATCAAAAAAGTGAGAACGGGCTCGGTCTTCCGGTTCCGCTTGAATTGGCGAAAAGACACACACCTGCGGTTTGTTCATATCATTCTCATCCAACCCCACAGCATACACTGTTCGAGTCAAGACACTTCAGCGTCTGCTAAGTCAATACCCAACTGTTTTGAATTCTTACGCATCGCTTGTGCACCACCACGAATCTTTTAATCCAAAGTTACATCAATCACCTCGCATCTCGAAAGCCCATGGGTTGGGTTGCAAGAATACCTTGTTTTGTGTAATTTGACATGATACCCTATTCAGAACAGGAGAGCCAGATGCAGGCCTAGTAATTGAATGGCTGCAAGCGATGGCGCAAGTCAGAATCCTTGAGCCAAAATGACATATAGCTAGCGCCGACGGAGAACTTACATTTGAACCTCGCCTTCGGAAGACATGATGAACCAAAAGATACAGGGGTACCCGGGACATTATTATGCCTTTGTCTCGCCCTTATATAGATGTTGGATATCATCAATCCTGCCTGGCGGGAGGGAGGCCAATTGGTCGCGAATTGCAAGTCATTGGACTCGTCCTCATGAGGGGGCCAGACAACCCTCGGGCCGGTTCTCTTCAATGGTACATATAGTATCGTGTAATTTGTGTGTAATAATATTTAGGGTTAGCCAATAGGATTGATGTAGATTGTCATTACTCGACGAATGCCAAAGCCGCGAAAGCACAcaatagaaaaaaaatagagaTGTAGCACAGTCTCAGATCTAGAAGTCAAACCCTTCCCTTCGGAAAATATCAAGGCTGCTCTTCGCTTCAGGCTTTGCGAGATCTGCAAGGTCGTTGCGTTTCTGTAGAAATATGTCGTCAGTTATAACGTCTATGGCCCAAGACTAAATATGAAAGTACCATAGACAAAAAGGCACGACGGAGGGTAAACCAAAGTTGATCACTAGTATCCCCGCTAGTGGATTCTTGAAGACTCAACGCGCTCAAGAAATGCTCAGCGGCTTCGTGATCTGCCCCGATGTTCAGACCTGGAATGAAGATGAGTTTAATCAACAATCGCGCAGTCTAAATTCGCTCACAAGCAACGCCAACGTTGTAAATGGCACGGGTGTATGTTGGCCTTAGTTGCAATGCTTCTCTGTATGCTCCGAGGGCCTCCTCTGGTTTGTTGCCATTAGAAAGGGAGGATCCCAGCCTATTCCACAACAGATAATCCTGGAGTTCGAGTTAGAATGCAAGCGGGGATCCGCTCAAAATAAAGTCCATACCTTGGGCCGTGCATTAAGCGCCGCTACAAAGCAGTCCTGTGCTCTTTCGTATTCAGCGTTTGTGTAGAACAATACACCCAGTGCAATTTGCAATTCAGGATCCATCTGATCTTTTCCATGTTGCGTTCTCGCTAAATCGAGGAATAACTCTGTTATGCGGCCATGGGTATCCCATGACGAGTTGGTCGAGATGGCCCTTATTGTTTCCTCGGGAATTTGCACATCCGGGTATCTGGCTCTGAACCACCTCATTAGCATGGTATGAGATGCGCGATCGTAGGATTCATTCGTGAAAGATATCGCCAGAGACTTGTAGAGAATAATGGTTAGCGTCCACATAAACATTAGGATAGAAATTTTTTTACCAGCATTCCTGCCCCTGGAGTACCGTT from Psilocybe cubensis strain MGC-MH-2018 chromosome 2, whole genome shotgun sequence encodes the following:
- a CDS encoding Putative dihydroxy-acid dehydratase, mitochondrial produces the protein MSSEGEVQIHSITRPASGSPVLNRVSCQITQNKIRGGAQAMLYAVGLDENDMNKPQIGISPVWWEGNPCNSHLLDLAKHVKEGCKQEDLVGLIFNTIGVSDAITMGTDGMRYSLPSRDIIADSIEAVVMAQHYDGNISLPGCDKNMPGCFMAAVRHNRPTIIVYGGTIQAGVRHLDCPSMGKEKGGTVNISDAFESYGAFAVGKITDEQRFDVVRHACPGAGACGGMYTANTMSSALEVLGMSLPYSSSIPAAYPEKVQECIRAAKYLKNLLALDIKPRDILTRNSFLNAIVIITVLGGSTNAVLHLLAMARAAEIDLTIDDFQMIADKTPFLADLMPSGRYYMEDIHRIGGIPAILKYLLNHTDLIDGSQLTVTGKTLAENLEDVAELNFDKQDVFRPLSNPIKPTGHLTILRGNLAPGTAVAKLTGKEGLRFEGTAKCFDSLEGFYTLLEKGEITAGMVLIFRYQGPKGAPGMPEMLGPTGAIAGAGLANSTALITDGRFSGASRGFIIGHVVPEARLGGPIALAKDGDRIVIDSATRQIDWFVDEEEQKRRREEWLASDKGKLNVKRGILLRYARDVAPASQGAYCD